From Rhodococcus sp. B7740:
CAGGGGAGGTTGCTGGCGTCGTCTCACCGAGTGAGCGTATCCGCCCGTCGAGATCGCACTTATGCAGGCATTTCGCGATGATCTGCCCGCATAAGTGCGAATTCGCTATTCGCAGCCGATGCCGTCGTCGTCGCGATCGAGATGAGGCCCGTAGCCGTACTCGTCCCGATAGACCGGAGCGGCACCGGCGTCGCGGGCCGCATCGCAGTTCTCGTACTGGAAGGCGCCGCCCTGTTGGGGTGCCGGGGCAGGAGCACCTTGAGGCTGTGGTGCAGGAGCGGGTGCCGCCAGCGGGGCCGGAGGCGGTGGAAGCACCGGGCAGAACTGAGCCGAACCGCTGTTACAGAGGAAATCGGTGATCGGATCGGCCGAGGCGACGGCCGGTGCGGACACCAGGACGGCTGCAGCGATAGCGCCGCTGATGCCGAGCTTGACCAGCAGATTCTTCGTCTTCATGAGGCTCCAATCGAGGGGGTGTGATCTGGAGCATCCTCGACCATTTATTGAACTGTCAATCAAGTCATTCGGGTGATCGACGTCGCGACCAGCAAAACCCGAGCGTGTTTGGAACCTGCCGATTCGGCGTATCTACGAACGTATGAGCGAAAACGAGCAGGTCAACCAGAACCCCGAGAAGGATCCCGACGATTGGGTCACCGGTGACGAGCCGATGACCGGCCCACAGAAGAGCTACCTGAGCACCCTTGCGCAGGAAGCCGGCGAAGAAGTTCCCGAGGGTCTCAACAAGGCGCAGGCTTCGGAGATGATCGACAAGTTGCAGGGCGAAACCGGCCGCGGCTGAATCGACCCCCAGAGGTCCACTCGATGTGACATCGACCCCCCGAAAGTCCACCGAATGTCACATCGAGTGCCCTCGTGGGAAGTGTGTCCACGAGGGCATCCGACCAGGTAGACCGTTCTGTCTCGAGTACATGTAACAAAGGATCACGCGGACTTTTGGACCTGCATGTGCGCGGCTATTGTGAGCGAACCCACAGCTTTAGCGTGCGCGCATATCGGTGGGTACGTTGAGTGACGGATGTTGTTCGTGTTGCGCCCCGTGAGGGTGCGCCGGGGGAGGATGGGCAATCTGATGCACCGCCGAGTGTTGGCAGTAGCGGGAACTGCTCTGGCAGTGTCGCTGCTGGGGTCGGGTCTCGCCGGGGCGCAGCCGCTCCCCGGTACCGGCAGTTCCGATGGCGGCGGTGTGGCTCCCGGAATCACAGCTCAGTCCCTGCCTCTGGCGTCGGCACGGATCGATCGTGTGGACATGTTGACCGACCGCCGCGCAGCGGTGTGGGTGGAGTCGCCTGCCATGGGCCGCGCCATCCAGGTTCAGGTTCTTCTTCCGGCCGCGCAAGCGGTGTCACGTCCGACGCTCTACATGCTCGACGGTGTGAGTGCCGGCAAAGAGTCCGATTACAAGGAAAGCACCTGGACGCAGAAGACCGACATCGTCGACTTCTTCGCGGACAAGCAGGTCAACGTCGTGCTCCCGGTCGGTGGATCGAGCAGCTACTACACCGACTGGAATGTTCCGGATCCGGTGCTCGGTGTGAACAAGTGGGAGACGTTCCTGACTTCGGAGCTGCCGCCGCTGATCGATGCGCGCTTCAACGGCAACGGCACCAACGCGATCTCGGGTGTCTCGATGGGTGCCCAGGCCGCGATGGACCTGATCACCCGTCACCCCAGCCTGTACACCGGCGTCGCCGGACTGAGCGGTTGCTACGACAATTCGCAGACCAACTTCAAGGATGCGGTGCGCGCCACCGTCGCCACCAACGGCGGCAATGCCACCAACATGTGGGGCGAGAACACCGATCCGCAGTGGGTCGAGCACGATCCGTCACGTAACGCCGAAGCACTCCGCGGCAAGGACGTCTATCTGTCCGTCGGCACCGGCCTGCCCGGTCCGTACGAGCTCGGCCCCGGTGGTAGCGGAGTCGAGGGTGCGCTGATGGGCGGACCACTCGAAGCCGCCGCGCTGTACTGCACGACCGTGTTCGATACTCGACTCCGGTCGCTGGACATCCCCGCGACGGTCGTCTATCGCCCCTACGGCATCCATCAGTGGCCGTACTGGCAGGACGACCTGCGCGAATCCTGGCCGACGCTCGAGCGCGCGCTAGGGCTGTAGAGCGAACTTCAGAAACGCGTCGTTCTCGTGCGGGTCGCCGATGGTGACCCGCACTCCGTCGTTTCCGTAGGCGCGCAGCAGTACGCCCTGTTCGGCTGCAGCAGCGGCGAATTCACCCGAGCGTTCGGCCAGCGGCAGCCAGACGAAATTGGACTGTGATGCGCCGACGTCGTAGCCGCCCGCAACCAGAGCATCGCGTACCCGGTCCC
This genomic window contains:
- a CDS encoding DUF3072 domain-containing protein, with the translated sequence MSENEQVNQNPEKDPDDWVTGDEPMTGPQKSYLSTLAQEAGEEVPEGLNKAQASEMIDKLQGETGRG
- a CDS encoding excalibur calcium-binding domain-containing protein; this translates as MKTKNLLVKLGISGAIAAAVLVSAPAVASADPITDFLCNSGSAQFCPVLPPPPAPLAAPAPAPQPQGAPAPAPQQGGAFQYENCDAARDAGAAPVYRDEYGYGPHLDRDDDGIGCE
- a CDS encoding alpha/beta hydrolase, giving the protein MHRRVLAVAGTALAVSLLGSGLAGAQPLPGTGSSDGGGVAPGITAQSLPLASARIDRVDMLTDRRAAVWVESPAMGRAIQVQVLLPAAQAVSRPTLYMLDGVSAGKESDYKESTWTQKTDIVDFFADKQVNVVLPVGGSSSYYTDWNVPDPVLGVNKWETFLTSELPPLIDARFNGNGTNAISGVSMGAQAAMDLITRHPSLYTGVAGLSGCYDNSQTNFKDAVRATVATNGGNATNMWGENTDPQWVEHDPSRNAEALRGKDVYLSVGTGLPGPYELGPGGSGVEGALMGGPLEAAALYCTTVFDTRLRSLDIPATVVYRPYGIHQWPYWQDDLRESWPTLERALGL